A DNA window from Cutaneotrichosporon cavernicola HIS019 DNA, chromosome: 2 contains the following coding sequences:
- a CDS encoding uncharacterized protein (Rhomboid family): MSRLLPGLGALRCAIRRPISVIRARPLSSSPATSKPRLTPSTSLLTNERVNALWARQPHPSAPPASMTHRFLHRAFSSSPLGRIRDHYNRSSGNGRPPPRPGVLDMIRARVNRWNPLHVVYIIMALNAIVFLAWQYAISSWQRFRDPSLYNWMWKNFILCMPNITEGRIWTLVTSTFSQMSTAHIFFNMLGLYFMAPAVAGLLGAFNFLGLYIGGGLFAGICSLAYQTFNTNKTRRIGGSEGASGAIYACLAFYGTIFPQATFLLFFIIPARAWMVVGGLFAWDFWQAITSRQGLTDSAGHAGGIAFGVASALYARHKYLGSWRRGFRM, translated from the exons ATGTCGCGCCTCTTAcccggcctcggcgcgctgcgcTGTGCCATCCGCCGACCCATATCCGTCATCCGCGCTCGTCCGctctcaagctcgcccGCCACGTCAAAGCCACGCCTCACCCCTTCGACCTCGCTACTCACGAATGAACGCGTCAACGCCCTCTGGGCGCGGCAGCCGCACCCCTCTGCTCCACCTGCTAGCATGACCCACCGCTTCCTCCATCGCGccttctcttcctcccccctcGGCCGGATTCGGGACCACTACAACCGCTCCTCCGGCAACGGACgtccccctccccgccccgGCGTGCTCGACATGATCCGCGCCCGTGTGAACCGCTGGAACCCTCTGCATGTCGTGTACATCATCATGGCACTTAACGCGATTGTCTTCCTGGCTTGGCAGTACGCCATTTCCTCATGG CAACGGTTCCGCGACCCGTCCCTCTACAACTGGATGTGGAAGAACTTTATCCTCTGCATGCCCAACATCACCGAAGGGCGGATTTGGACTCTGGTCACGAGCACTTTCTCTCAGATGAGCACAGCGCACATCTTCTTCAACATGCTCGGCCTGTACTTTATGGCTCCAGCGGTGGCGGG TCTTCTTGGCGCTTTCAACTTCCTAGGACTGTATATTGGCGGCGGACTGTTTGCCGGTATCTGCTCACTCGCGTACCAGACATTCAACACTAACAAGACTCGTCGCATTGGGGGGTCCGAAGGCGCCAGCGGAGCCATCTACGCTTGCCTCGCGTTCTACGGCACCATCTTCCCACAGGCAACTTTCCtgctcttcttcatcaTTCCAGCGCGTGCGTGGATGGTCGTTGGCGGCTTGTTCGCG TGGGACTTCTGGCAGGCCATCACCTCGCGCCAAGGTCTGACCGACTCCGCTGGCCACGCTGGCGGCATCGCGTtcggcgtcgcgtcggCTCTCTACGCTCGTCACAAGTATCTTGGCTCGTGGCGCCGCGGGTTCCGCATGTAG
- a CDS encoding uncharacterized protein (Ribosomal L28e protein family), producing the protein MSADLQWLVIRKWNSFMRPAQNGPVFSSEKGNLLNIHSGKYSGLANNKVIDISANADGAISVTKTVANGGKVASARKSTTLRRSTGPRRANKIAAVETATKGFRADLRHAAVARISALTRANRVSANPPKEFAAKQRGKKAAAAADENAIELD; encoded by the exons ATGTCGGCCGACCTCCAGTGGCTCGTTATCCGCAAGTGGAACTCGTTCATGCGCCCTGCGCAGAACGGCCCCGTCTTCTCGTCGGAGAAG ggcaacctcctcaacatCCACTCGGGCAAGTACTCTGGCCTCGCCAACAACAAGGTGATCGACATCTCGGCCAACGCCGACGGTGCCATCTCGGTCACCAAGACCGTTGCCAacggcggcaaggtcgcgTCGGCCCGCAAGTCGACCACCCTCCGCCGCTCGACCGGCCCCCGCCGCGCGAACAAGATCGCTGCCGTCGAGACCGCCACCAAGGGCTTCCGCGCTGACCTCCGTCAC GCCGCCGTTGCCCGCATCTCGGCCCTCACCCGCGCCAACCGCGTTTCCGCCAACCCCCCCAAGGAGTTCGCGGCCAAGCAGCGTGGCAAGAAggccgctgctgccgccgacgagaacgccatcgagctcgactaA
- the SEC27 gene encoding uncharacterized protein (The coatomer is a cytosolic protein complex that binds to dilysine motifs and reversibly associates with Golgi non- clathrin-coated vesicles, which further mediate biosynthetic protein transport from the ER, via the Golgi up to the trans Golgi network. Coatomer complex is required for budding from Golgi membranes, and is essential for the retrograde Golgi-to-ER transport of dilysine-tagged proteins), which yields MPMLLDIQRKLLARSDRVKSVDFHPTEPHVICGLYNGQVKIWNYETQTDIKTFEVTDVPVRCVKYIARKNWFVSGSDDFQLRVYNISTGEKVTSFEAHPDYIRCLTVHPTLSLVLTGSDDMTIKCWDWDKGWRCVQIFEGHTHYIMALAINPKDPQTFASACLDHTVKVWSLGSPVPNFSLEAHEKGVNYVDYYHGGDRPYIVTTGDDRLVKIWDYHAKSCVQTLEGHTANVSFAIFHPSLPIIVSGSEDGTIKIWHSSTYRLENTLNYGLERAWCIAYRKTGNEIAVGFDEGAVVLKLGSDEPSVSMDASGKVVYARNTEVLTANVGQLGEKDEIEDGQRLSLPLREMGTTEVYPTSLQHSPNGRFVTVCGDGEYIIYTALAWRNKAFGSGTSFAWASDSNTYAVLEGKSKIRVYRSFKERVGLIKSSGSWAVEGIHGGPLLAARGSGFVMFWDWETGAVVRRIEVDATNVAWSQSGELVAITTEDSFYVLRFDRDAYAQVLDSGEIVGDEGVEEAFDIVADVAEQVKTCKWIGDCFIYTNSANRLSYLIGDQSSVINHFDTSIFLLGYLPSHNRIYVADKDMNIYSYALSLTVVEYQTAILRGDMEEAERILPSIPADQRNRIARFLEVQDLKELALQVSTDPDHKFDLAIGINDLETALSLVRASPEAGSETKWKVVGDKALAAWQLDLAQEAFEKSKDLAALLLLYTSLADRDGLQRLAKAAVEKGQNNIAFAAYLQLGDSASCIELLASTDRLPEAALMARSYNPTLAGPISKKWKAELEAEGRKKVAATIGSPDEDRGLFEELDSEGSGVMVERDVDGVTAGVAGMAVRSPSPKKSRTPSPVKASRSPSPSKAGRPEAQQKPRTPSPTKGLSSPTKTPSPTLSGEADKKD from the exons ATG CCGAtgctcctcgacatccagcgcaagctcctcgcAAGGTCTGACCGGGTCAAATCGGTCGACTTTCACCCTACCGAGCCTCATGTCATCTGCGGTCTCTA CAACGGCCAGGTCAAGATCTGGAACTATGAGACGCAGACCGACATCAAGACGTTCGAGGTGACCGATGTTCCAGTGCGCTGCGTTAAATACATTGCGCGCAAGAACTGG TTCGTGTCAGGTTCGGATGACTTCCAGCTCCGCGTGTACAACATCTCGACTGGAGAGAAGGTGACCTCGTTCGAGGCGCACCCAGACTATATCCGCTGTTTGACTGTGCATCCCACGCTCAGCCTGGTACTTACTGGTTCGGACGACATGACGATCAAGTGCTGGGACTGGGACAAGGGATGGCGCTGCGTCCAGATCTTCGAGGGCCACACCCACTACATTATGGCGCTCGCTATCAACCCCAAAGACCCGCAGACCTTTGCGTCAGCATGTCTCGACCACACCGTCAAGGTGTGGTCCCTTGGCAGCCCGGTCCCCAACTTCTccctcgaggcgcacgAGAAGGGTGTCAACTACGTCGACTACTACCACGGAGGTGACCGCCCGTACATTGTCACGACGGGTGACGATCGTCTCGTCAAGATCTGGGACTACCACGCCAAGTCGTGCGTCCAGACCCTCGAGGGCCACACCGCCAACGTGTCGTTCGCCATCTTCCACCCCTCGCTTCCCATCATCGTCTCGGGCTCCGAGGACGGCACCATCAAGATCTGGCACTCGTCCACGTACCGTCTCGAGAACACGCTCAACTacggcctcgagcgtgcGTGGTGCATTGCGTACCGTAAGACCGGTAATGAGATCGCCGTTGGCTTTGACGAGGGTGCCGTTgtgctcaagctcggcagTGACGAGCCCTCAGTGTCGATGGACGCGTCAGGAAAGGTCGTTTACGCTCGTAACACCGAGGTCCTCACCGCCAACGttggccagctcggcgagaaGGATGAGATTGAGGATGGCCAgcgcctctccctccctctccgtGAGATGGGCACGACCGAGGTCTACCCCACCTCGCTCCAGCACTCGCCCAACGGGCGCTTCGTAACCGTCTGCGGTGACGGCGAGTACATTATCTACACTGCGCTCGCGTGGCGCAACAAGGCGTTTGGTAGCGGTACCTCGTTCGCCTGGGCGTCCGACTCGAACACGTATGctgtcctcgagggcaagtCCAAAATCCGTGTCTACCGCAGCTTcaaggagcgcgtcggcctgATCAAGTCGTCGGGTTCGTGGGCGGTCGAGGGCATCCACGGTGGGCCACTGCTTGCGGCGCGCGGCTCGGGCTTTGTCATGTTCTGGGACTGGGAGACCGGGGCTGTCGTCCGCCGtatcgaggtcgacgccacCAACGTCGCCTGGTCGCAGTcgggcgagctcgttgcAATCACCACCGAGGACTCGTTCTACGTTCTGCGCTTTGACCGCGACGCGTACGCTCAGGTGCTTGACTCGGGCGAGATTGtcggtgacgagggcgtcgaggaggcgttTGACAttgtcgccgacgtcgctgaGCAGGTCAAGACGTGCAAGTGGATCGGTGACTGCTTCATCTACACCAACTCGGCCAACCGCCTCAGCTACCTCATCGGCGACCAGTCGAGCGTCATCAACCACTTTGACACGAGTatcttcctcctcggctaCCTCCCGTCCCACAACCGCATCTATgtcgccgacaaggacaTGAACATCTACAGCTACGCGCTGTCGCTTACCGTTGTCGAGTACCAGACGGCCATCCTTCGTGGCGACatggaggaggctgagcgcATCCTCCCCAGCATCCCGGCCGACCAGCGCAACCGCATCGCACGCTTCCTCGAAGTGCAGG ACCTCAAGGAGCTTGCGCTGCAGGTGTCGACAGACCCGGACCACAAGTTCGACCTTGCCATCGGAATTAACGACCTCGAGACTGCACTCTCACTcgtgcgcgcctcgcccgaGGCCGGTTCCGAGACCAAGTGGAAGGTGGTTGGTGacaaggcgctcgcggcATGGCAGCTCGACCTGGCGCAGGAGGCGTTCGAGAAGTCCAAGGACCTGGCCGCTCTTCTGCTGCTCTACACTTCTCTTGCCGACCGGGATGGACTGCAGCGCCTGGCGAAGGCAGCAGTGGAGAAGGGCCAGAACAACATTGCGTTTGCGGCATACTTGCAGCTGGGCGACAGTGCCAGCTGCATCGAGTTGCTGGCATCGACTGACCGCCTgcccgaggcggcgctcaTGGCGCGCTCGTACAACCCGACACTTGCAGGCCCTATCTCCAAGAAGTggaaggccgagctcgaggctgagggCCGCAAGAAGGTTGCCGCCACCATCGGGTCGCCGGACGAGGACCGCGGCCTgttcgaggagctggacaGCGAGGGCTCGGGCGTTatggtcgagcgcgacgtcgatggAGTTACTGCTGGTGTCGCGGGGATGGCtgtgcgctcgccgtcgccgaagAAGAGCCGGACGCCGAGTCCCGTCAAGGCGAGCCGCTCTCCGAGCCCGTCCAAGGCGGGCCGCCCCGAGGCGCAACAGAAGCCGcggacgccgtcgccgaccaaGGGCCTCTCGTCTCCGACCAAGACGCCCAGCCCAACACTGAGCGGTGAGGCGGACAAGAAGGACTAG